A window of the Cucurbita pepo subsp. pepo cultivar mu-cu-16 chromosome LG01, ASM280686v2, whole genome shotgun sequence genome harbors these coding sequences:
- the LOC111780312 gene encoding F-box protein At1g49360-like, whose protein sequence is MLKCKRRNQRQRKKRKLKDGKGNSAMDWAGLPRDILVMIFEKLSLVDCMSVDSVCKQWSNILAELPNWKRGGFPWLLMSGQKDREMRTCASVLDNQSWEMELLEAYGAYVWGSFQDWLILVKDLGCYSLEVSLLNPFSTKRINLPNLWNFYHKMALSGSPAEENTIFAAIHSQNREIAFWIQGSKVWHKYRLEGTPFEDAVFCSGSLFLLCNDGNIFQFDATSIVSNIREDENATSISEIKIQFHEVRSLEINSQHVLKYLVDSSGEVLLVCRYYSEKPDAIRETINFEIYSLDLGQMSWEKVDYLDDRIVFLGKCCSRSLSSSELGIGISNRIYFSNDDVAPWWNEWDSNHLKGLSSFFGLDNSSRKDWGTFLIDRDMNGNFCFRGNRDNWAPTWFTAPLWWYSKNIARQTNRYRHRHNL, encoded by the coding sequence ATGTTGAAGTGTAAAAGAAGGAATCAAAGGCAGAGGAAAAAACGAAAGTTGAAGGATGGAAAGGGAAATTCTGCTATGGATTGGGCAGGGCTTCCTCGTGATATTCTTGTCATGATCTTTGAGAAGTTATCTCTTGTGGATTGCATGTCAGTCGATAGTGTTTGTAAGCAGTGGAGCAATATCCTTGCTGAACTTCCAAATtggaagaggggtggatttcCATGGCTTTTGATGTCAGGTCAAAAAGATAGAGAGATGAGAACATGTGCTAGCGTGCTAGACAATCAAAGCTGGGAAATGGAGCTTCTTGAGGCGTACGGAGCTTACGTTTGGGGATCTTTTCAGGACTGGCTAATACTGGTGAAGGATCTTGGCTGTTATTCTCTTGAAGTCAGTTTGTTGAACCCCTTCTCTACAAAGAGGATTAACCTGCCAAATCTTTGGAACTTCTATCACAAGATGGCTCTTTCAGGGTCTCCCGCTGAGGAAAACACAATTTTTGCAGCCATTCATAGTCAGAATCGTGAAATTGCCTTCTGGATTCAAGGCTCGAAAGTATGGCACAAGTACAGACTCGAAGGAACGCCTTTCGAAGATGCTGTCTTCTGTAGTGGaagtctttttcttctctgcaatGATGGTAACATTTTCCAGTTTGATGCAACAAGCATCGTTTCCAATATTAGAGAAGATGAAAATGCTACATCTATTTCTGAGATCAAAATACAGTTCCATGAAGTTAGAAGCCTGGAAATTAACAGTCAACATGTGCTGAAGTATCTTGTGGATTCCTCAGGGGAGGTTTTGCTGGTCTGTAGGTATTACAGCGAGAAACCTGATGCTATACGtgaaacaataaattttgaaatatattcaCTCGATCTTGGTCAGATGTCATGGGAAAAGGTCGATTATCTTGACGATCGGATTGTGTTTTTGGGTAAATGTTGTTCTAGATCTCTTTCTTCATCTGAACTTGGGATTGGTATCAGTAACCGTATATATTTCTCCAATGATGATGTTGCTCCTTGGTGGAATGAATGGGATTCTAATCATTTGAAAGGattatcttctttctttggaCTCGACAACTCCTCACGAAAAGACTGGGGAACCTTCCTCATCGACAGAGACATGAATGGAAATTTTTGTTTCCGTGGTAACCGCGACAATTGGGCACCCACCTGGTTCACAGCACCTCTATGGTGGTATAGCAAGAACATTGCTAGACAGACAAATCGATATCGACATCGACATAATTTGTGA
- the LOC111789434 gene encoding uncharacterized protein LOC111789434 isoform X2, with amino-acid sequence MHFLFRFYITGEMPNSASFLFSSISNFTVCTNFDDLFRSQISWARSGDYIISVGHDQLVIRLKTGVEMKVLTPLKPFPMQFLTFLLNLPLNINWHGIHFGQSRTNFMMIMGMSYFLYVVISWGSLLLHPVSQVFGMKANGEE; translated from the exons ATGCACTTCCTCTTTCGATTTTACATAACCGGAGAAATGCCGAACTCCGCTTCCTTTTTGTTCTCCTCAATTTCGAATTTCACAGTCTGCACAAATTTTGACGACCTTTTCCGGTCACAAATTTCATGGGCTAGATCCGGCGATTATATTATTTCAGTCGGGCATGACCAG CTGGTGATAAGACTTAAGACAGGAGTGGAAATGAAGGTCTTGACACCCTTGAAACCATTCCCAATGCAGTTCCTGACGTTCTTATTGAACCTCCCATTGAACATCAACTGGCATGGCATACACTTTGGCCAGAGTCGCACAAACTTTATGATGATCATGGGAATGAGCTATTTTCTCTATGTTGTGATCTCATGGGGAAGCTTGTTACTTCATCCTGTAAG TCAAGTGTTTGGCATGAAAGCAAACGGAGAAGAGTGA
- the LOC111789434 gene encoding elongator complex protein 2-like isoform X5, producing the protein MASGGGDEVEVNGAFIGAGCNIIVNNVPWGACDLVAFGAQNADAIAIAIFSPKSAQILTTFSGHKFHGLDPAIILFQSGMTSW; encoded by the exons ATGGCTTCTGGCGGCGGCGACGAGGTGGAAGTCAATGGAGCGTTCATAGGAGCAGGGTGTAACATAATAGTGAACAACGTTCCTTGGGGAGCCTGTGATTTAGTGGCTTTCGGCGCTCAAAATGCCGACGCTATCGCTATCGCTATCTTCTCCCCTAAG TCTGCACAAATTTTGACGACCTTTTCCGGTCACAAATTTCATGGGCTAGATCCGGCGATTATATTATTTCAGTCGGGCATGACCAG CTGGTGA
- the LOC111789434 gene encoding elongator complex protein 2-like isoform X4, producing the protein MASGGGDEVEVNGAFIGAGCNIIVNNVPWGACDLVAFGAQNADAIAIAIFSPKSAQILTTFSGHKFHGLDPAIILFQSGMTRC; encoded by the exons ATGGCTTCTGGCGGCGGCGACGAGGTGGAAGTCAATGGAGCGTTCATAGGAGCAGGGTGTAACATAATAGTGAACAACGTTCCTTGGGGAGCCTGTGATTTAGTGGCTTTCGGCGCTCAAAATGCCGACGCTATCGCTATCGCTATCTTCTCCCCTAAG TCTGCACAAATTTTGACGACCTTTTCCGGTCACAAATTTCATGGGCTAGATCCGGCGATTATATTATTTCAGTCGGGCATGACCAG GTGCTAG
- the LOC111789434 gene encoding uncharacterized protein LOC111789434 isoform X3 encodes MHFLFRFYITGEMPNSASFLFSSISNFTVCTNFDDLFRSQISWARSGDYIISVGHDQLVIRLKTGVEMKVLTPLKPFPMQFLTFLLNLPLNINWHGIHFGQSRTNFMMIMGMSYFLYVVISWGSLLLHPVRSREGHKRIT; translated from the exons ATGCACTTCCTCTTTCGATTTTACATAACCGGAGAAATGCCGAACTCCGCTTCCTTTTTGTTCTCCTCAATTTCGAATTTCACAGTCTGCACAAATTTTGACGACCTTTTCCGGTCACAAATTTCATGGGCTAGATCCGGCGATTATATTATTTCAGTCGGGCATGACCAG CTGGTGATAAGACTTAAGACAGGAGTGGAAATGAAGGTCTTGACACCCTTGAAACCATTCCCAATGCAGTTCCTGACGTTCTTATTGAACCTCCCATTGAACATCAACTGGCATGGCATACACTTTGGCCAGAGTCGCACAAACTTTATGATGATCATGGGAATGAGCTATTTTCTCTATGTTGTGATCTCATGGGGAAGCTTGTTACTTCATCCTGTAAG ATCAAGGGAGGGGCACAAAAGAATCACTTGA
- the LOC111806353 gene encoding receptor protein kinase-like protein ZAR1, which translates to MAEFPSIPLFFLLCNICLSMASLNNDRIALLSFKQSITEDPDSSLSNWNSSDETPCGWNGVTCKDLRVVSLSIPNKKLNGVLPSSLGFLSELRHVNLRSNNLHGALPLQLFQANGIQSLVLYGNSLSGSVPNEIGNLKNLQILDLSHNSFNGSLPVSLMQCRRLRILDLTHNNLTNSLPNGFGSSLNFLENLDLSYNNFNGSIPVDIGNLSSLQGTVDFSHNLFSGSIPPTLGNLPEKVYIDLTYNNLSGSIPQNGALMNRGPTAFIGNPGLCGPPLKNPCSSEAPAASLSSPDNGNKYGKGGVSKSSLVAIIIGDIIGICLIGVMLSYCYLRFWIHRNGKKADQSKYGLEKDEKGRKHCLCFQKGESENVSEHIEQFDLVPLDSRVTFDLDELLKASAFVLGKSGIGIVYKVVLEDGLTLAVRRLGEGGSQRFKEFQTEVEAIGKLRHPNLVSLRAYYWSVDEKLLIYDYIPNGNLASAIHGKPGTTLFTPLPWSARLRIMEGIAKGLVYLHEFSPKKYVHGNLRTNNILLGQEMIPHISNFGLARLVNIAGGTPTVQSSHMAEEKQLKFATSEASTFSSSMITYYQAPESFKVVKPSQKWDVYSYGVILLEMITGRLPIVQVGASEMDLVQWIQLCIEEKKPLSDVIDPCLTPDDDADEEIIEVLKMALGCVQNSPERRPAMRHVCDGLSRLGVTPN; encoded by the exons ATGGCTGAGTTCCCTTCAATTCCCCTGTTTTTTCTCCTCTGCAACATCTGTCTTTCCATGGCGTCTTTGAACAACGACCGCATTGCTCTTCTGTCTTTCAAACAGTCCATTACCGAAGACCCAGACAGCTCTCTCAGCAACTGGAATTCTTCTGATGAAACCCCATGTGGTTGGAATGGTGTTACATGCAAGGATCTAAGAGTTGTTTCTCTCAGCATTCCCAACAAGAAACTCAACGgtgttcttccttcttctctggGGTTTCTCTCCGAGCTTCGTCATGTGAATCTGAGGAGTAATAACCTCCATGGAGCCTTGCCATTACAGCTTTTCCAAGCTAATGGAATCCAAAGCTTGGTGCTTTATGGTAATTCCTTATCTGGGTCTGTGCCAAATGAGATTGGTAACCTCAAAAACCTTCAAATCTTGGATTTATCTCACAATTCCTTTAATGGGTCGTTGCCTGTTTCCTTAATGCAATGCAGAAGATTGAGAATTCTTGATCTTACTCATAACAATCTTACCAATTCTCTGCCTAATGGGTTTGGTTCCAGTTTGAATTTCTTGGAAAACTTGGATCTTTCTTACAATAACTTCAATGGTTCAATTCCAGTGGATATTGGTAACCTGTCTAGCTTGCAAGGCACTGTTGATTTCTCTCATAATCTCTTCTCCGGCTCTATCCCACCCACCCTGGGAAACCTTCCTGAAAAGGTTTATATTGATCTTACTTATAATAATCTGAGTGGTTCAATCCCCCAAAATGGTGCTCTTATGAACAGAGGACCAACAGCTTTCATTGGGAATCCTGGCCTTTGTGGACCGCCATTGAAGAATCCATGTTCTTCTGAAGCTCCGGCTGCAAGTTTATCTTCACCAGACAATGGTAATAAGTATGGGAAAGGAGGGGTGAGTAAGAGCAGTTTGGTTGCAATAATCATAGGTGATATCATTGGTATTTGCCTGATTGGTGTTATGTTATCTTATTGCTATTTGAGGTTTTGGATTCATAGAAATGGGAAGAAGGCAGACCAATCTAAGTATGGTTTAGAGAAGGatgagaaaggaagaaagcaTTGTCTGTGCTTTCAAAAGGGTGAATCCGAGAACGTTTCGGAGCATATCGAGCAGTTTGATTTGGTACCTCTGGATTCACGAGTCACGTTTGATCTCGACGAACTTCTCAAGGCATCGGCTTTCGTTTTGGGAAAAAGCGGTATCGGTATAGTGTATAAAGTTGTTCTTGAAGATGGACTCACTTTAGCTGTGAGAAGATTGGGTGAAGGAGGTTCTCAAAGATTCAAAGAGTTTCAAACTGAAGTTGAAGCAATTGGGAAGTTGAGGCATCCAAATCTTGTTAGTCTCAGAGCATATTATTGGTCTGTTGATGAAAAACTGCTTATTTATGATTACATACCAAATGGGAACCTTGCATCTGCCATTCATG GGAAGCCCGGGACGACACTGTTTACACCGCTACCGTGGTCTGCTCGGTTAAGGATCATGGAAGGCATTGCGAAAGGGTTGGTTTACTTGCACGAGTTCAGCCCCAAAAAGTATGTTCATGGTAATTTGAGAACCAACAACATACTTCTTGGACAGGAAATGATACCACATATTTCGAATTTCGGGCTTGCCCGCCTTGTTAACATTGCTGGAGGTACTCCGACCGTGCAATCGAGTCATATGGCAGAAGAAAAACAACTAAAGTTTGCCACTTCTGAAGCTAGTACATTCAGTTCTAGTATGATTACTTACTACCAAGCTCCCGAATCGTTCAAAGTCGTGAAGCCATCGCAGAAATGGGACGTGTACTCGTATGGTGTGATATTACTCGAAATGATCACAGGAAGGTTGCCTATAGTTCAGGTGGGAGCCTCGGAAATGGATCTTGTTCAATGGATTCAACTCTGTATTGAGGAAAAGAAGCCACTTTCGGACGTGATAGACCCGTGTTTGACTCCAGACGACGATGCGGACGAGGAGATCATCGAGGTTTTGAAGATGGCATTAGGTTGTGTTCAAAATAGTCCAGAAAGAAGACCGGCAATGAGACATGTTTGTGATGGTTTGAGCAGGTTGGGTGTCACTCCAAACTGA
- the LOC111778772 gene encoding uncharacterized protein LOC111778772, with amino-acid sequence MALSAIVLVTITSLHLIAFVLAVGAERRRSTAKVVPDEYDEYTYCVYGTDASTVYGLSAFGLLLISQAVVNGVTRCFCCGKGLISGKATTVAIFFFVFSWISFVGAEIGLLAGSARNAYHTKYRAAIGGEDLSCATLRKGVFAGAGAMTVLSMVGSILYYWAHSKADTGGWQKQQNEGGVGLAAPVHDLKQNAHIDKA; translated from the exons ATGGCGCTTTCGGCTATTGTCTTGGTCACCATTACTTCTCTGCATCTCATCGCCTTCGTCCTCGCTGTCGGCGCCGAGCGCCGCCGCAGCACC GCTAAGGTTGTGCCGGATGAGTACGATGAGTACACGTACTGCGTGTACGGCACCGACGCATCGACGGTGTACGGACTATCGGCGTTCGGTTTGCTTCTGATAAGCCAGGCGGTGGTTAACGGCGTTACTAGATGTTTCTGCTGTGGGAAGGGTTTAATTAGTGGAAAAGCCACCACTGTcgccattttcttcttcgtcttttCCTG GATCAGCTTTGTGGGAGCAGAGATTGGACTGTTGGCCGGATCTGCGAGGAATGCGTACCACACAAAGTACAGAGCGGCGATTGGCGGCGAAGATTTGTCGTGTGCAACCCTCCGGAAGGGGGTGTTCGCCGGCGCCGGGGCGATGACAGTACTGTCGATGGTGGGTTCGATATTATACTATTGGGCGCATTCGAAAGCTGACACTGGAGGGTGGCAGAAACAGCAGAATGAAGGCGGGGTGGGCTTGGCGGCGCCTGTTCATGATCTCAAACAAAATGCTCATATTGACAAGGCGTAG
- the LOC111777682 gene encoding auxin-responsive protein IAA32-like isoform X2, with amino-acid sequence MEPNQFSVYCEGKGENGSIDLGLSLRTLQPEVVGSIEGYGEEDEHGINWGAADHTAADLYMNINMNMKHNNNGVVVVEQDYYCCEEEEEEAEEVVQSKHQRWAYVKVNMDGVIVGRKVCIFQHGSYSSLALQLEDMFGRQCESGLKLFENESEFSLFYKDGDENWRSVGDVPWKQFVEDVKRLRIARKDEGFVAIHQN; translated from the exons ATGGAGCCTAATCAGTTCTCTGTTTACTGTGAAGGGAAAGGGGAGAATGGGAGCATAGATTTGGGGCTGAGCCTGAGAACGCTGCAGCCAGAGGTGGTGGGATCAATAGAAGGGTATGGGGAGGAGGATGAGCATGGGATCAACTGGGGGGCGGCGGATCATACGGCGGCGGATCTGTACATGAAcatcaacatgaacatgaaacataataataatggagTAGTAGTAGTAGAACAGGATTACTACTGTtgtgaggaggaggaggaggaggcagAGGAGGTGGTGCAGAGCAAACACCAGCGCTGGGCTTATGTCAAAGTCAATATGGATGGTGTCATTGTTGGTAGAAAAGTTTGCATCTTTCAACATGGCTCCTATTCCAGCCTCGCGCTTCAGCTCGAAGACATGTTTG GTCGACAATGTGAATCTGGATTGAAATTGTTTGAGAATGAATCTGAATTCTCACTATTTTACAAAGATGGAGACGAAAATTGGAGGAGTGTCGGTGACGTACCGTGGAA GCAATTCGTGGAGGATGTAAAGAGGCTGAGAATTGCTCGGAAAGATGAGGGTTTTGTTGccattcatcaaaattaa
- the LOC111789434 gene encoding uncharacterized protein LOC111789434 isoform X1 has protein sequence MHFLFRFYITGEMPNSASFLFSSISNFTVCTNFDDLFRSQISWARSGDYIISVGHDQLVIRLKTGVEMKVLTPLKPFPMQFLTFLLNLPLNINWHGIHFGQSRTNFMMIMGMSYFLYVVISWGSLLLHPVSFIDQGRGTKESLDHVLGTHMVMSLQQALGIRLRRYGL, from the exons ATGCACTTCCTCTTTCGATTTTACATAACCGGAGAAATGCCGAACTCCGCTTCCTTTTTGTTCTCCTCAATTTCGAATTTCACAGTCTGCACAAATTTTGACGACCTTTTCCGGTCACAAATTTCATGGGCTAGATCCGGCGATTATATTATTTCAGTCGGGCATGACCAG CTGGTGATAAGACTTAAGACAGGAGTGGAAATGAAGGTCTTGACACCCTTGAAACCATTCCCAATGCAGTTCCTGACGTTCTTATTGAACCTCCCATTGAACATCAACTGGCATGGCATACACTTTGGCCAGAGTCGCACAAACTTTATGATGATCATGGGAATGAGCTATTTTCTCTATGTTGTGATCTCATGGGGAAGCTTGTTACTTCATCCTGTAAG ttTTATAGATCAAGGGAGGGGCACAAAAGAATCACTTGATCATGTTCTTGGAACCCATATGGTCATGAGTTTGCAACAGGCTCTAGGGATAAGACTGCGAAGATATGGGCTTTGA
- the LOC111777682 gene encoding auxin-responsive protein IAA32-like isoform X1 — protein MEPNQFSVYCEGKGENGSIDLGLSLRTLQPEVVGSIEGYGEEDEHGINWGAADHTAADLYMNINMNMKHNNNGVVVVEQDYYCCEEEEEEAEEVVQSKHQRWAYVKVNMDGVIVGRKVCIFQHGSYSSLALQLEDMFGSGRQCESGLKLFENESEFSLFYKDGDENWRSVGDVPWKQFVEDVKRLRIARKDEGFVAIHQN, from the exons ATGGAGCCTAATCAGTTCTCTGTTTACTGTGAAGGGAAAGGGGAGAATGGGAGCATAGATTTGGGGCTGAGCCTGAGAACGCTGCAGCCAGAGGTGGTGGGATCAATAGAAGGGTATGGGGAGGAGGATGAGCATGGGATCAACTGGGGGGCGGCGGATCATACGGCGGCGGATCTGTACATGAAcatcaacatgaacatgaaacataataataatggagTAGTAGTAGTAGAACAGGATTACTACTGTtgtgaggaggaggaggaggaggcagAGGAGGTGGTGCAGAGCAAACACCAGCGCTGGGCTTATGTCAAAGTCAATATGGATGGTGTCATTGTTGGTAGAAAAGTTTGCATCTTTCAACATGGCTCCTATTCCAGCCTCGCGCTTCAGCTCGAAGACATGTTTG GATCAGGTCGACAATGTGAATCTGGATTGAAATTGTTTGAGAATGAATCTGAATTCTCACTATTTTACAAAGATGGAGACGAAAATTGGAGGAGTGTCGGTGACGTACCGTGGAA GCAATTCGTGGAGGATGTAAAGAGGCTGAGAATTGCTCGGAAAGATGAGGGTTTTGTTGccattcatcaaaattaa
- the LOC111778762 gene encoding uncharacterized protein LOC111778762 isoform X1, with the protein MLGMGLRFGRGRGEDRFYDSSRARKGLLSRQNDRLRRPQQHASATTPSRAVSDVFVPSSITTRPGGRLESDEATEPVAISNPQPAVSLLSNLERFLQSTTPSVPALFLSKSAWRGCRMRDSETQPYFVLGDLWEAFKERSAYGTGVPLLLNNTDGVVQYYVPYLSGIQLYAMESSTRPRRWCEESDSDSSSDGSSDSETKRRIKHSREPPHHSDPFITTPFRMDRLSLRDQHLGLHQDCSSDEAEFFNSQGRLLFEYLERDLPYLREPLADKISVLASRFPQLKTMRSCDLLPHSWISVAWYPIYRIPTGQTLKDLDACFLTYHYLHTPIRSPRSPQMPSVTYPCKADGAKKIPLRIFGLASYKFNGSSLWMRNGGVEHQLANVLSKAADEWLRSLQVNHPDFQFFSRQM; encoded by the exons ATGCTAGGAATGGGTCTACGCTTTGGTCGCGGTAGGGGAGAGGACCGGTTCTACGATTCATCGAGAGCGAGGAAGGGCCTTCTCAGCCGTCAAAATGATAGGCTCCGTAGACCTCAACAACACGCTTCCGCTACTACTCCATCCCGCGCGGTTAGTGATGTTTTCGTGCCTTCTTCTATTACTACACGGCCTGGGGGCCGTCTGGAGTCTGATGAAGCTACTGAACCAGTTGCCATTTCTAATCCCCAGCCTGCTGTTTCACTGTTGAGTAATCTCGAGCGCTTCTTACAATCGACTACTCCGTCTGTGCctgctctgtttctctctAAG AGTGCGTGGAGAGGTTGTAGAATGCGTGATTCGGAGACGCAGCCTTACTTCGTGCTTGGGGATTTGTGGGAGGCTTTCAAGGAGAGGAGTGCTTATGGGACAGGAGTGCCTCTTTTATTGAATAACACTGATGGTGTGGTTCAGTATTATGTCCCGTATTTATCTGGCATACAATTGTATGCCATGGAATCGTCTACAAGGCCAAG GCGATGGTGTGAGGAAAGTGACAGTGATTCAAGTAGTGATGGTAGTAGTGATTctgaaacaaagagaagaataaaACACAGTAGAGAACCACCCCACCATAGTGATCCGTTTATCACAACTCCTTTTAGAATGGATAGATTGTCTTTGAGGGATCAGCACTTGGGACTTCATCAGGACTGCTCTAGTGATGAGGCTGAATTTTTCAATTCTCAAGGTCGCCTTCTATTCGAGTATCTTGAAAGAGACCTTCCGTATTTACGTGAACCTTTGGCTGATAAG ATATCGGTCCTTGCTTCACGCTTCCCTCAGTTGAAAACAATGAGAAGCTGTGACCTGCTACCACATAGTTGGATATCTGTGGCATG GTACCCAATTTACAGGATACCAACGGGGCAAACATTAAAGGATCTTGATGCTTGCTTTCTCACATACCATTATCTACACACACCAATCAGAA GCCCTCGAAGCCCACAAATGCCATCTGTGACATATCCTTGTAAGGCGGATGGTGCCAAAAAGATTCCTTTACGAATTTTTGGACTTGCTTCATACAAGTTCAACGGGTCGTCATTGTGGATGCGCAATGGTGGAGTTGAGCATCAATTGGCAAACGTCCTTTCGAAGGCAGCTGATGAGTGGTTAAGATCTCTCCAGGTCAATCACCCAGACTTCCAATTCTTCAGCCGCCAGATGTAA
- the LOC111778762 gene encoding uncharacterized protein LOC111778762 isoform X2: MLGMGLRFGRGRGEDRFYDSSRARKGLLSRQNDRLRRPQQHASATTPSRAPAVSLLSNLERFLQSTTPSVPALFLSKSAWRGCRMRDSETQPYFVLGDLWEAFKERSAYGTGVPLLLNNTDGVVQYYVPYLSGIQLYAMESSTRPRRWCEESDSDSSSDGSSDSETKRRIKHSREPPHHSDPFITTPFRMDRLSLRDQHLGLHQDCSSDEAEFFNSQGRLLFEYLERDLPYLREPLADKISVLASRFPQLKTMRSCDLLPHSWISVAWYPIYRIPTGQTLKDLDACFLTYHYLHTPIRSPRSPQMPSVTYPCKADGAKKIPLRIFGLASYKFNGSSLWMRNGGVEHQLANVLSKAADEWLRSLQVNHPDFQFFSRQM; the protein is encoded by the exons ATGCTAGGAATGGGTCTACGCTTTGGTCGCGGTAGGGGAGAGGACCGGTTCTACGATTCATCGAGAGCGAGGAAGGGCCTTCTCAGCCGTCAAAATGATAGGCTCCGTAGACCTCAACAACACGCTTCCGCTACTACTCCATCCCGCGCG CCTGCTGTTTCACTGTTGAGTAATCTCGAGCGCTTCTTACAATCGACTACTCCGTCTGTGCctgctctgtttctctctAAG AGTGCGTGGAGAGGTTGTAGAATGCGTGATTCGGAGACGCAGCCTTACTTCGTGCTTGGGGATTTGTGGGAGGCTTTCAAGGAGAGGAGTGCTTATGGGACAGGAGTGCCTCTTTTATTGAATAACACTGATGGTGTGGTTCAGTATTATGTCCCGTATTTATCTGGCATACAATTGTATGCCATGGAATCGTCTACAAGGCCAAG GCGATGGTGTGAGGAAAGTGACAGTGATTCAAGTAGTGATGGTAGTAGTGATTctgaaacaaagagaagaataaaACACAGTAGAGAACCACCCCACCATAGTGATCCGTTTATCACAACTCCTTTTAGAATGGATAGATTGTCTTTGAGGGATCAGCACTTGGGACTTCATCAGGACTGCTCTAGTGATGAGGCTGAATTTTTCAATTCTCAAGGTCGCCTTCTATTCGAGTATCTTGAAAGAGACCTTCCGTATTTACGTGAACCTTTGGCTGATAAG ATATCGGTCCTTGCTTCACGCTTCCCTCAGTTGAAAACAATGAGAAGCTGTGACCTGCTACCACATAGTTGGATATCTGTGGCATG GTACCCAATTTACAGGATACCAACGGGGCAAACATTAAAGGATCTTGATGCTTGCTTTCTCACATACCATTATCTACACACACCAATCAGAA GCCCTCGAAGCCCACAAATGCCATCTGTGACATATCCTTGTAAGGCGGATGGTGCCAAAAAGATTCCTTTACGAATTTTTGGACTTGCTTCATACAAGTTCAACGGGTCGTCATTGTGGATGCGCAATGGTGGAGTTGAGCATCAATTGGCAAACGTCCTTTCGAAGGCAGCTGATGAGTGGTTAAGATCTCTCCAGGTCAATCACCCAGACTTCCAATTCTTCAGCCGCCAGATGTAA